The Bremerella cremea sequence GGCTAATGCTCGCCGGTCAAGAAAACGGGACGCATGCGCGACCGACATCAGGCCTTGTCCTTCAGTAAGCTATTGATCACTTGTTCTGGCGTGATCGAGTCGCCAATCGCCCGATGATTGAGGATAATTCGATGGCGTAAGATTGGAACGGCGACGCTTTGAATATCTTCTTCCGTCGGCGCAGAGCGGCCTTCTAACAAGGCTTTAGCCTTCGCGGCAAGAACCAGGTTTTGCGAACCACGTGGCCCTGCCCCCCAGGCAACGTAATCTCGCACCAAGCTGGAACCAGGCGATTGATCTGGGCGACTTCCACCGCACAAGCGTACTGCGTAGGAAGCGACGGTTTGCGGCAACGGAACGGCCAGCACCAGTTCGCACAGTTCAATAAATTCCTCGCGCGAGAGCGCAGCTTGCGGCAACGGTTTGCGTCCGGAGGTCGTCTTCATGACGATCTCTTCTTCCTGCTCTGGCGTAGGATAGCCGAACCGGATCTCCATCATGAACCGGTCAAGCTGTGCCTCAGGAAGCGGATAGGTTCCTTCTTGCTCGATCGGGT is a genomic window containing:
- a CDS encoding AAA family ATPase, coding for MSDGTAVANAQDKLDQFAGRVQAIRESLHQVVVGQDETIDQLLVCALTGSHALLVGVPGLAKTLLVKALASAFDWKFNRIQFTPDLMPSDVTGYELLGRDENHSGTTMVFRPGPVFANLVLADEINRAAPKTQSALLEAMAEQHVTVGGQTYPLEHPFLVVATQNPIEQEGTYPLPEAQLDRFMMEIRFGYPTPEQEEEIVMKTTSGRKPLPQAALSREEFIELCELVLAVPLPQTVASYAVRLCGGSRPDQSPGSSLVRDYVAWGAGPRGSQNLVLAAKAKALLEGRSAPTEEDIQSVAVPILRHRIILNHRAIGDSITPEQVINSLLKDKA